From Jeotgalibaca dankookensis, one genomic window encodes:
- a CDS encoding ABC transporter permease, with the protein MFRRIWTIFKRDLKVNAKDAISLYILIIPILFAILINVFSPGINDTTINLALLTGDNESKIEYFEKFSKVELFNTEDEIKERVEKRDAIIGIIPEKETDYLLIQGNEPQEIVDYAKLLKSFYELNINIKDSNSTLIEFNRTVPPLKKTLVNISILFISILGGMLIALNIVEEKVDHTLSAINVTPTSRVTFLLGKSIMGIILSVFGSVALIGITGFGGINILQLLLVVLITSLLSILVGFIQGLINTDIIGAAGSIKLLFLPLIAGVLAIEMLGDKWQKYFYWNPFYWAYKGNDLILSQIGTWRQILTYSIFILGLCAIVYVLLAPRIRKGLE; encoded by the coding sequence ATGTTTAGAAGAATATGGACTATTTTCAAAAGAGATTTAAAAGTTAATGCAAAAGATGCTATTTCACTTTATATATTAATAATCCCTATACTATTTGCGATTTTAATAAATGTATTCTCACCAGGGATTAATGATACTACGATTAACCTAGCTTTGTTAACAGGTGATAATGAATCTAAAATTGAGTATTTTGAGAAATTTTCTAAAGTAGAGCTTTTCAATACCGAAGATGAAATAAAAGAAAGAGTTGAAAAGCGGGACGCTATAATTGGAATTATTCCTGAAAAGGAAACAGACTACTTATTGATTCAAGGTAACGAACCGCAAGAGATTGTAGATTATGCAAAACTATTAAAAAGTTTTTATGAACTAAACATAAATATAAAAGATTCAAACAGTACCTTAATTGAATTTAATCGAACTGTTCCGCCATTAAAAAAGACACTCGTTAATATTTCAATATTGTTTATTTCTATTCTCGGGGGCATGTTAATCGCTTTAAACATAGTTGAAGAAAAAGTGGATCACACATTGAGTGCGATAAATGTCACGCCCACATCTCGAGTCACTTTTTTATTAGGAAAATCCATTATGGGGATTATCCTTTCTGTATTCGGTTCGGTGGCATTGATAGGTATAACTGGCTTTGGTGGTATAAATATTTTACAGTTGTTATTGGTCGTCTTAATAACTAGTCTCTTAAGTATATTGGTCGGATTTATACAGGGTTTGATCAATACAGATATAATCGGGGCAGCTGGGAGTATAAAATTATTATTTTTACCGCTTATCGCAGGCGTTTTGGCTATCGAAATGTTAGGAGATAAATGGCAAAAATATTTTTATTGGAACCCGTTCTACTGGGCTTACAAAGGAAATGACCTAATTTTATCGCAAATTGGAACGTGGAGACAAATTTTGACTTACTCGATTTTTATTTTAGGTTTATGTGCGATTGTTTATGTTTTGCTAGCTCCAAGAATTAGAAAAGGACTCGAATAA
- a CDS encoding DUF368 domain-containing protein: MLGIMLRGMAVEVTEAVPGISGSTVAMISGVYERFIYSLSMLTTRKRRKSLPFLLLFGTGMVIGFIIAIFLVGYLLKTFRAPTLLFFVGIIVGFSPYLWKDMLKISKKRLKMKHYVIIFLLIGIVVITQLLGHTSNMNLTNLSLADYFLLGMIGLAASTALLLPGISGALILTIFGVYEFAIESLIMRNLPVVFAIGTGVLIGVLFSSKFIRYLLLHYQLETYCAMIGLVSGSIFAILYNLDSYFNTQTMIISIISFLAGVISLVVLEKMQDQN, from the coding sequence ATGCTGGGTATTATGTTACGAGGAATGGCAGTAGAGGTAACAGAAGCGGTACCAGGAATTAGTGGAAGTACAGTTGCGATGATTTCGGGTGTTTATGAGCGTTTCATTTATTCTTTAAGCATGTTGACGACTAGAAAACGACGAAAGTCGCTACCGTTCTTATTATTATTTGGAACTGGAATGGTAATAGGATTTATTATTGCTATCTTTTTAGTAGGTTATCTGCTAAAGACCTTCCGTGCACCAACTTTGCTGTTTTTCGTTGGTATTATAGTGGGTTTTTCACCTTACCTATGGAAAGATATGCTTAAAATTTCTAAAAAAAGACTTAAAATGAAACATTACGTTATAATCTTCTTGTTGATAGGCATAGTTGTCATCACCCAACTGTTAGGACATACGAGTAATATGAATCTAACAAACCTCTCGCTTGCTGATTATTTTCTACTAGGGATGATTGGGTTAGCGGCTAGCACAGCGCTCCTTCTACCTGGGATAAGTGGGGCGTTAATCCTGACTATCTTTGGTGTCTACGAGTTTGCTATAGAATCACTTATTATGAGAAATTTACCAGTCGTTTTTGCAATTGGAACTGGCGTTTTAATTGGCGTTTTATTTTCAAGTAAGTTTATTCGTTACTTATTATTGCACTATCAATTAGAAACATACTGCGCGATGATTGGATTAGTAAGTGGCTCTATTTTTGCGATTTTATATAACCTAGACAGTTATTTCAATACGCAAACAATGATAATTTCTATTATTAGTTTTTTAGCTGGTGTTATTTCCTTAGTGGTTTTAGAAAAAATGCAAGATCAGAACTAA
- a CDS encoding YhfC family glutamic-type intramembrane protease, whose amino-acid sequence MKKKGITFLLGGICFTVSQLLLRIPLLNYFLGTSKFQLLYILNPLLIGILIAFSAGVFEESFRFIFRNLFFKKKDTKLSVPIIFGLGHGTVEAIFVLASSLSVVPLGELKIALLERVLAIVLHVGLTVIVWNGFQRNKKIQYLLLAIFIHGLANSLIPILVPFAYSILIIESLLFLIDIFIVLYVYQSKKYYYSKGEKR is encoded by the coding sequence ATGAAAAAGAAGGGTATTACTTTCTTATTAGGAGGAATATGTTTTACAGTTTCTCAACTGCTATTGAGAATTCCGCTACTGAATTACTTTTTAGGAACTTCAAAATTTCAACTATTGTATATCTTGAATCCTTTATTGATAGGCATTCTAATAGCTTTCTCTGCAGGGGTTTTTGAAGAAAGCTTTCGATTCATTTTTAGAAATTTGTTTTTTAAAAAGAAAGATACGAAATTATCTGTTCCAATCATTTTTGGGTTGGGGCATGGAACAGTAGAAGCGATCTTTGTTCTAGCTTCCAGTCTTTCAGTAGTACCATTAGGAGAATTAAAGATAGCTCTTTTAGAAAGAGTGCTGGCTATCGTTCTTCATGTCGGGTTAACCGTTATAGTTTGGAATGGCTTTCAACGGAATAAAAAAATACAGTATCTTTTACTAGCCATCTTCATACATGGCTTAGCTAATTCACTGATTCCCATTTTAGTTCCATTTGCTTATAGTATATTAATAATAGAAAGTTTATTATTTTTAATTGATATATTTATTGTATTATATGTCTATCAATCAAAAAAATACTATTATTCAAAAGGAGAAAAAAGATGA
- a CDS encoding DUF3887 domain-containing protein: MKKYMKKLNLLVGMSFLFLIGCSGTNLSEAFNQEEVTQQAKETIRIINNEDSQSLLEMSTVQMKAGLSEDVLEQIYAAIKEAGEFESFEDISVAGDKDKSTEEEYAVAVVNTKYENKKITYTITFSSQMKLAGLYYK, from the coding sequence ATGAAAAAGTATATGAAGAAATTGAATTTATTAGTAGGGATGAGTTTTCTTTTCTTAATTGGCTGTTCTGGGACAAATTTATCAGAGGCCTTTAATCAAGAAGAAGTTACCCAGCAAGCAAAAGAAACCATTAGAATTATCAATAATGAAGACTCGCAATCCCTTCTCGAAATGAGTACGGTTCAAATGAAGGCAGGGTTAAGTGAGGACGTCCTTGAACAAATTTATGCGGCAATAAAAGAAGCAGGAGAATTTGAGTCATTTGAAGATATCAGTGTTGCTGGAGATAAAGATAAATCGACAGAAGAAGAGTATGCCGTTGCTGTTGTGAATACAAAATATGAAAATAAAAAAATTACTTATACGATAACGTTTAGCAGTCAAATGAAATTAGCAGGTCTTTACTACAAATGA
- a CDS encoding pyridoxamine 5'-phosphate oxidase family protein produces the protein MDKEKVYKLIKDYDIGMMTNVNESGKLVSHPMTRQGDIEDDVLWFFSERDSEKTTELKKNNSVNISFSGDDYISVSGTVEIVDDVETKKDLWSKANKTFFDGGPEDDQVILLKVNIDSVEYWTSNNILKNAFEFAKGMATDKDPDLGENDALEI, from the coding sequence GTGGATAAAGAAAAAGTGTACAAGTTGATTAAGGACTATGATATTGGAATGATGACAAATGTTAATGAGAGCGGAAAGCTTGTTAGTCATCCAATGACGCGTCAAGGAGATATTGAAGATGATGTTCTTTGGTTTTTCTCAGAAAGAGACTCGGAAAAAACAACGGAATTAAAGAAAAATAATTCTGTAAATATTTCTTTTAGCGGCGACGATTATATTTCAGTTAGTGGTACTGTTGAAATAGTTGATGATGTTGAAACAAAAAAGGATTTGTGGTCAAAAGCAAATAAAACTTTCTTCGATGGTGGTCCGGAAGATGATCAAGTTATTCTCTTGAAAGTGAACATTGATAGTGTTGAATACTGGACTTCAAACAACATTCTAAAAAATGCTTTTGAATTTGCTAAAGGAATGGCGACTGACAAAGACCCTGATTTAGGTGAAAATGACGCTTTAGAAATTTAA
- a CDS encoding phosphoribosyltransferase: MEFKDRKEAGRLLAEKFTADSAEDIVVVALPRGGVPLGLEIAKHLQAPLDLVITRKIGSPQNPEYAIGSLAENSEPLLNRRETRYLNKDWLEAAISKARNEIIRRQTLYFENHQRQTFTGKTVILVDDGIATGFTVLAAIDEIKQQNPKKLFLAVPVLPKEMVTLLSEKVDELVVLTIPDYYRGSVGAYYEAFPQLTDDEVKQLLAESR, encoded by the coding sequence ATGGAATTTAAGGATCGAAAAGAAGCGGGAAGATTACTAGCCGAAAAGTTTACTGCTGATTCAGCAGAAGACATCGTTGTTGTAGCGTTACCTCGTGGTGGCGTTCCACTTGGTTTAGAAATAGCTAAACACTTACAAGCCCCACTTGATTTGGTCATTACGCGAAAGATTGGCTCACCTCAAAATCCAGAATACGCAATCGGTTCACTAGCTGAAAACTCCGAGCCACTTTTAAACAGAAGAGAAACGAGATATTTAAATAAGGATTGGCTTGAAGCTGCTATTTCTAAAGCGAGAAACGAAATTATACGGCGCCAAACTTTGTACTTTGAAAATCATCAGCGCCAAACGTTTACTGGGAAAACAGTTATATTAGTTGATGACGGCATTGCGACAGGTTTTACCGTTCTAGCCGCTATTGATGAGATTAAACAACAAAACCCAAAAAAACTGTTTCTGGCTGTACCTGTACTCCCTAAAGAAATGGTTACACTTTTAAGTGAAAAAGTAGATGAATTAGTTGTATTAACAATCCCGGACTATTACCGAGGTTCCGTAGGCGCTTATTACGAAGCATTTCCTCAACTAACAGATGATGAAGTCAAACAGTTGCTAGCAGAATCACGCTAA
- a CDS encoding DUF47 domain-containing protein — translation MAEATDFLAANLKNYQLDELENELNEMKKIEVVANDKKQATLDFLYQDFLPPIERPDILEITQALNTLLGTVSSDILARLDRYQVKTIEPDVFVLVEVLKQGSDKTLALTKELIHFKHPEKLLALMKDINSLVRRGYALHHQAIKKMMHNENDAIVVFSYSNIYEGFNRSWHALERLTRAVEAMIIQNT, via the coding sequence ATGGCAGAAGCTACTGACTTTCTTGCCGCTAACCTAAAAAACTATCAGCTTGATGAGTTAGAAAATGAGTTAAACGAAATGAAAAAAATTGAAGTTGTTGCTAATGATAAAAAACAAGCCACCTTAGATTTTTTATATCAAGACTTTCTCCCTCCTATCGAAAGGCCTGATATTCTTGAAATAACCCAAGCCTTGAACACGCTTCTAGGTACCGTAAGCAGCGATATTCTCGCTCGGTTAGATCGTTACCAAGTAAAAACAATTGAACCAGATGTTTTTGTATTGGTAGAGGTATTAAAGCAAGGTTCAGACAAAACGTTGGCACTAACAAAGGAGTTGATTCATTTTAAACATCCCGAAAAATTGCTGGCTCTCATGAAAGATATTAACAGCTTAGTACGAAGGGGCTATGCACTTCACCATCAAGCAATCAAAAAAATGATGCATAATGAAAATGATGCAATAGTAGTATTTAGCTATTCAAATATTTACGAGGGGTTTAATCGTAGTTGGCATGCTCTGGAAAGATTAACGCGTGCTGTTGAAGCCATGATTATACAAAATACTTAA
- a CDS encoding inorganic phosphate transporter: MTVGLSSFLKSLVETPILAVIVLLVLAVILVNGWTDAPNAIATMVSTRSLSVTKSIFLAAGFNFLGVFIMTTINAKVAATIANMVDFGGDPYNSLIALCAALVAIVLWATAAWYFGIPTSESHALIAGICGAAIALQGGISGINFNEWSKVIYGLFFSTLLGFGFGFLFAKIIQNLFKKISRQKSKVFFNNGQIFAGAGMAFMHGAQDGQKFMGIFMLSIFLGQGKGNVSNFVIPFWMMVLCSLVMALGTSIGGYKIIKTVGMDMVKLEKYQGFSADLAGAVSLLFSSLLGLPVSTTHTKTTAIMGVGAANRLSSVNWSTVKEMVWAWVLTFPGCGLVGYFMALLFIKIF; encoded by the coding sequence ATGACTGTTGGTTTAAGTTCGTTCTTAAAAAGTCTCGTGGAGACTCCTATCTTAGCAGTTATTGTCTTGCTAGTGCTGGCTGTTATTCTTGTCAACGGCTGGACGGATGCACCAAACGCCATTGCTACAATGGTGTCAACACGTTCTTTATCTGTAACTAAATCCATATTTTTGGCAGCCGGTTTTAATTTTTTAGGTGTATTTATAATGACGACTATTAACGCTAAAGTAGCTGCTACGATTGCAAATATGGTTGACTTTGGGGGTGATCCGTATAATTCACTTATTGCTTTATGTGCAGCTTTAGTTGCCATCGTTTTATGGGCAACTGCTGCTTGGTACTTTGGAATTCCAACTAGTGAAAGTCACGCTCTAATCGCCGGTATATGTGGAGCAGCAATTGCTTTACAAGGTGGAATTAGCGGGATTAATTTTAATGAATGGTCAAAAGTTATTTATGGACTCTTTTTTTCGACACTCTTGGGATTCGGATTCGGTTTCTTATTTGCTAAAATAATCCAAAATTTGTTTAAAAAGATCTCTCGCCAAAAATCGAAAGTTTTTTTCAATAACGGACAAATTTTTGCAGGAGCTGGCATGGCTTTTATGCACGGAGCTCAAGATGGTCAAAAGTTTATGGGAATTTTTATGCTCAGCATTTTCTTAGGTCAAGGAAAAGGGAATGTTTCTAACTTTGTTATTCCTTTTTGGATGATGGTTCTTTGCTCTTTAGTCATGGCTTTAGGAACCTCAATTGGTGGATATAAAATTATTAAGACGGTCGGAATGGACATGGTTAAGTTAGAAAAATATCAAGGCTTTAGTGCCGATTTAGCTGGTGCGGTAAGTTTATTGTTTTCCTCCTTGTTAGGACTGCCCGTTAGCACCACTCATACAAAAACGACCGCTATTATGGGCGTTGGTGCGGCTAATCGTTTATCAAGTGTTAATTGGTCAACTGTTAAAGAGATGGTCTGGGCATGGGTACTAACCTTCCCTGGATGTGGTCTCGTCGGCTATTTCATGGCTTTATTATTTATAAAAATATTTTGA
- a CDS encoding RelA/SpoT family protein, whose amino-acid sequence MPKNKDYTKQEVIDLCASYMNESHVAFVQKAADFAEKAHSGQFRKSGEEYFIHPVQVGAILAELRLDPDTIATGFLHDVVEDTEYTLEDIENTFSKTVATLVDGVTKLGKIKYQSHEEQLAENHRKMLLAMANDIRIIMVKLADRLHNMRTLKFHRPEKQKSISKETLEIYAPLAHRLGISRIKWELEDTALRYLKPQQYYRIVHLMNSKRTEREQYINDTIQKINESVDELKINAEIYGRPKHIYSIYRKMQDQKKQFTEIYDLLAVRVIVDSIKDCYAVLGAIHTKWKPMPGRFKDYVAMPKANMYQSLHTTVIGSNGTPIEIQIRTVEMHRIAELGVAAHWAYKEGITKKVVEEDTIQNQLNWFRDLIDLQDDSQNASEFVESVKEDIFKDKVYVFTPKGAVMELPNGAGPLDFAYNVHTEVGDKTVGAKVNQKIVPLNYKLKNGDIVEMMTSPNSSGPSRDWINLVTTNKAKNKIKRFFKLQDREKNIEKGRTIIEKQIQEMDFVPKEILTKTNLKEAAQRFNMPTENDVFAAVGFGEISAFTLVNKLTEKARKEREKTQQEEVMESMEQTQVKKDTSKMKIRHEGGIIIEGADNLLIRTSRCCNPVPGDEIVGYITKGRGISVHRADCPNTRVTEENKERFIEVEWEDRGSDMIDYETELLVEGYNRSGLLNEVLHVVNSTTKNLNSVNGKVDKNKIAVITLKISIQNLSQLENIVDKLKNIPDVYSVRRVTS is encoded by the coding sequence ATGCCGAAAAATAAAGATTATACAAAACAAGAAGTCATTGATCTATGTGCTTCTTATATGAATGAATCCCATGTAGCCTTTGTCCAAAAAGCGGCAGATTTTGCAGAAAAGGCACACTCAGGACAATTTAGAAAATCTGGAGAAGAATATTTTATTCATCCCGTGCAAGTTGGGGCTATTTTAGCAGAGTTAAGATTAGATCCAGATACGATTGCAACAGGTTTTCTCCATGATGTTGTAGAGGATACCGAATATACATTAGAAGATATTGAAAATACTTTTTCTAAAACAGTCGCAACTCTTGTTGACGGTGTTACAAAATTAGGGAAAATCAAATATCAATCTCACGAAGAACAATTAGCAGAAAACCACCGGAAAATGCTTTTAGCTATGGCTAACGATATCCGTATTATTATGGTTAAACTTGCTGACAGACTTCATAATATGCGAACACTAAAATTTCATCGACCAGAAAAACAAAAGAGTATCTCTAAAGAAACCCTTGAAATCTATGCACCTTTGGCTCATCGCTTGGGGATTAGTCGAATTAAATGGGAGTTAGAAGACACTGCCTTACGTTACTTAAAGCCACAACAATACTACCGGATTGTTCATTTAATGAACTCAAAAAGAACAGAACGTGAGCAATATATAAATGACACAATCCAAAAAATTAACGAGTCTGTCGATGAGTTAAAAATAAATGCAGAAATTTATGGCCGTCCCAAACACATATATTCTATTTATCGTAAAATGCAGGACCAAAAAAAACAATTTACCGAAATTTATGACCTTTTAGCAGTCCGTGTCATAGTTGACTCTATTAAAGATTGTTATGCAGTACTAGGAGCCATTCATACCAAATGGAAACCCATGCCAGGTCGATTTAAAGATTATGTAGCGATGCCTAAAGCCAATATGTACCAATCACTACATACAACTGTTATCGGTTCGAATGGTACGCCCATCGAAATTCAAATTCGTACTGTGGAAATGCATCGTATTGCTGAATTAGGGGTAGCTGCACACTGGGCTTACAAAGAAGGAATTACTAAAAAAGTAGTAGAGGAAGATACGATTCAAAATCAATTAAATTGGTTTCGGGATTTGATCGACCTACAAGACGACTCTCAAAATGCTAGTGAGTTTGTAGAGAGCGTTAAAGAGGATATTTTCAAAGACAAGGTTTATGTCTTTACTCCTAAAGGAGCCGTTATGGAGCTACCAAACGGAGCAGGGCCTCTTGACTTTGCATATAATGTCCATACAGAAGTGGGAGACAAAACAGTAGGTGCTAAGGTAAATCAAAAAATTGTGCCACTCAACTATAAGCTGAAAAATGGCGATATTGTTGAAATGATGACATCACCTAATTCTTCTGGACCAAGTCGCGATTGGATTAATTTAGTTACGACTAATAAAGCCAAAAATAAAATTAAGCGATTTTTCAAATTACAAGATCGGGAAAAAAATATCGAAAAAGGTCGGACAATCATTGAAAAACAAATCCAAGAAATGGATTTTGTACCTAAGGAAATATTAACCAAGACAAATTTAAAAGAAGCTGCTCAACGCTTTAATATGCCAACTGAAAACGACGTTTTTGCTGCCGTTGGCTTTGGAGAAATCTCTGCCTTTACCCTAGTCAATAAATTGACTGAGAAAGCTCGTAAAGAAAGAGAAAAAACTCAGCAAGAAGAAGTTATGGAATCGATGGAGCAAACCCAAGTTAAAAAAGATACGTCAAAAATGAAGATTCGACATGAGGGCGGCATCATTATTGAAGGCGCTGATAATTTACTAATTCGAACGAGTCGTTGCTGCAATCCTGTTCCAGGCGATGAAATTGTTGGTTATATTACCAAAGGACGCGGTATTTCTGTGCACCGTGCCGATTGCCCTAATACGCGCGTGACTGAAGAAAATAAGGAACGTTTTATAGAAGTAGAGTGGGAAGACCGTGGCAGCGACATGATTGATTATGAGACTGAATTGTTAGTTGAAGGATACAATCGCTCAGGATTGCTAAACGAGGTCTTGCATGTTGTAAATTCGACCACTAAAAACCTAAATAGTGTAAATGGGAAGGTCGATAAAAATAAAATTGCAGTCATCACACTAAAAATTAGTATTCAAAACTTAAGTCAGTTAGAAAATATTGTTGATAAGCTAAAAAATATACCCGATGTTTACAGTGTACGTCGCGTAACTTCGTAA
- the dtd gene encoding D-aminoacyl-tRNA deacylase — protein sequence MKVIIQRVSSASVAVDGKTEGAIQRGFLLLVGVEEKDDETDVTYLARKISNLRVFEDDEGKMNLALNDVGGAILSISQFTLLANTKKGNRPSFIDAAKPEIGNKLYESLNDQLRNEGFDVQTGVFGAHMDVSLVNDGPVTIIIDSKNK from the coding sequence ATGAAAGTCATTATTCAAAGGGTTTCAAGTGCTTCTGTTGCAGTAGATGGTAAAACTGAAGGGGCTATCCAACGAGGATTTCTTTTGCTCGTGGGCGTGGAAGAAAAAGATGATGAGACAGATGTGACTTACTTGGCACGTAAAATTAGTAATTTACGTGTGTTCGAAGATGATGAAGGTAAAATGAACCTTGCTTTAAACGATGTAGGCGGGGCTATCCTCTCAATTTCACAATTTACCTTACTAGCCAATACAAAGAAAGGCAATCGCCCTAGTTTTATAGATGCAGCTAAGCCAGAAATTGGTAATAAATTGTATGAAAGTCTAAATGATCAATTGCGAAATGAAGGGTTCGATGTGCAAACGGGAGTTTTTGGCGCACATATGGACGTATCGTTAGTTAATGACGGACCTGTAACTATTATTATTGACAGTAAAAATAAATAA
- a CDS encoding N-acetylmuramoyl-L-alanine amidase — protein sequence MKRLHLSRNIILIVLVAFFMGLGSLGTIALANYTNVVVKASSVNVRLGPGLSYDIMTQVQSETVVNVLAEENEWYKIRMDDGRIGWIASWLVDNTEVTASSDLLATVTESSVNVRAENNESSEIIGTAVLGETYTLLYEENGWSQIAYGDGVAWLYSDLVSIEPGILTEETASQELIASSQANPDLITISQDSVNVRTSPSLQSSIVETADQGTTYEYLGKSGDFIEVLTESGQTAYIASWLVTQVASVQTEVVAPVVSTTLSEATIVIDAGHGGTDPGAINDYFYEKQVTLDTAQVLADKLGAMGANVIMTRTTDESISLDERAETSMNHQADLFISLHYDSTPEGVVKSGTTTYYYDDSDSKIAELINNELTANLPLQNNGFHFGNYFVLRENTQPAVLLELGYMNNPDDFYAFNNGYYQDLVADSILNALTNYFN from the coding sequence TTGAAACGATTACATTTAAGTAGAAATATCATACTTATCGTGCTTGTAGCCTTTTTTATGGGTTTAGGATCATTAGGAACCATTGCTCTTGCTAATTATACGAATGTAGTTGTTAAAGCAAGCTCCGTAAACGTTCGATTGGGCCCTGGACTAAGTTATGATATTATGACCCAAGTCCAAAGTGAAACAGTTGTGAACGTGTTGGCGGAAGAAAACGAATGGTACAAGATTCGTATGGATGATGGACGAATTGGGTGGATTGCAAGTTGGCTAGTAGACAATACGGAAGTAACCGCTTCATCTGATTTATTAGCAACCGTGACCGAATCGTCTGTTAATGTTCGGGCTGAAAATAATGAATCTTCAGAAATTATTGGAACAGCTGTTTTAGGTGAAACGTATACTTTACTCTACGAGGAAAATGGCTGGAGCCAGATAGCCTACGGTGATGGCGTAGCTTGGCTTTATTCTGATCTCGTTTCGATTGAGCCTGGAATATTAACAGAAGAAACCGCATCACAAGAATTAATTGCGAGCTCACAAGCTAATCCAGACTTAATCACTATTTCTCAAGACAGTGTCAATGTTCGGACAAGCCCTTCTTTACAAAGTTCAATTGTCGAAACAGCTGATCAGGGAACTACTTACGAATATTTAGGTAAGTCGGGTGACTTTATTGAAGTTTTAACTGAAAGTGGACAAACTGCTTATATAGCCAGTTGGCTAGTCACGCAAGTAGCAAGTGTACAAACGGAAGTAGTAGCACCAGTCGTTTCAACCACTCTTTCTGAAGCAACTATTGTCATCGACGCTGGCCATGGTGGAACAGATCCAGGAGCCATTAACGATTACTTTTATGAGAAACAAGTAACGTTAGATACCGCACAAGTACTAGCCGATAAACTAGGAGCCATGGGTGCTAACGTAATTATGACACGTACAACAGATGAATCCATATCGCTAGATGAACGTGCAGAAACGAGTATGAATCATCAAGCAGACTTGTTCATTAGCTTACACTATGATTCCACACCTGAAGGAGTTGTCAAATCTGGAACAACCACTTATTACTATGATGACTCAGATAGTAAAATTGCTGAGTTGATAAATAATGAATTAACAGCAAATCTTCCTTTACAAAATAATGGTTTCCATTTTGGAAATTATTTTGTATTACGCGAGAATACCCAACCAGCTGTTTTATTGGAGTTAGGCTATATGAATAATCCGGATGACTTTTATGCCTTTAACAACGGATACTATCAAGACTTAGTTGCTGATAGCATTTTGAACGCTCTTACAAATTATTTCAATTAA